The Aeromicrobium yanjiei DNA segment CCGGATCGTCCCCACCCCGTCGCTGACCTCGAGTCGCACGAACTCTCCCACGATGTCCTCCTGACACTCATCGACGCCCGCGGCGGACGCCTTCGCCGTCGAGCATAGGGGCGCGCCCGGGCGGTGCGCCCGCGTCCACCTCGGCGGTCGACGTGGACGCCCGCGCACCGCCGCCGGGGCCGGGGTTCAGGCGACCTGGCCGGCGAACACGCAGTACGAGAAGAAGGCCACGCCCAGCACCATGCCGACGTGGCCGAGCAGCGAGAGGAACGGGCCCCGTGCCCAGCTGTCGTCGGTCGCCGCGGCGGCGTGCCGCCCACTCGCGGGGAGCCAGCGGGCGAGGATCAACAGTCCGATGAGCGCCTCGAGCGACCAGACGGCGACGGCCAGCACGCCGAAGGTCTCCGCGGGCGAGGACAGGTAGTAGGCACCGACCGCGAGCATCGCCACGCCGACGACCGTGTGCGCGTTGACCAGCCCGTCGGAGACCTGCGCGTGACCGGCCTGCGCCTCGTTGGCATGCAGGCGCAGCCTGGTCAGCAGCACCACGACGGCCGCCAGCGCGAGCAGCATCCACAGGACATTCTCGATCTCCACGGGGGCATAGTGGCACAGGTCACACCCGCTGACCATCCCTTCGCCCGGCGGACGCCCCGGGCGCTACGCGTCGTCGGAGATGTCGGCGACCTGCGCATCGAGCACCCGGACGACGTCCGCGGCATCCACCGTCATCGCGACGCCGTGGGCACCGGCCCCCAGCGAGATCCGACCGGTCACCGACGCGTCGACGACGACCGGCCACGGGGTCGTCGAGCCGAACGGGGTGATCGTGCCCCGCTCGTAGCCCGTGGCCGCGAGCGCACCGGCGGCGTCCGGCATCGAGAGCCGGGACGTGCCGAGGACGGCTCGCAGCTTGGGCCACGAGAACGTCCGGTCGCCCGGCACCAGCACCAGCACGACGTCGTCGTCGGCCCGGCGCACGACCAGCGTCTTGACGATCTCGCGCGGCTCGACCCCGCGCGATGCTGCCGCCTCGGCGAGGGACGCCACCGGTCCGTGGCGGGTGATCTCGTAGTCGATCCCGGACGCCTCGACGGCCGCCACGGCACGTTGCTCGCTCACCCGTCGAGCGTACGCGCCACGGCCGGGCGCGGCCGGATAACCTGAAGGCATGACCGTCACCCTGCGCGACGACGACCTCTCCCTCGTGCCCACCACAGGCTCCGACGAGTTCACCGGCTTCGCGATCGTCCTGGCCGACGAGCGCGTCGGCACGGTCGCCCTCCGCTCCGAGGGCCGGGGCATCGCCTCGATCCGGTGGAACTCGAGCATCCAGCAGCCGTTCGTGGTGGGCCGCGCGCTGCGGCTCGCGGCCGAGCACGCGTTCACGACGCTCGGTGTCGGCCGGATCGAGGTCCGCCTGCCGCTCGACGACGCGCCGCAGATCCGGGCGGCGTCCCTCAGCGGGATGCGACGCGAGGGGGTCATCCGCCTGCCCGGGGACCGCGCGGACGAGGTCCTCATGGCGCGGCTGGCCGACGACCCGCCAGCCTCCAGCAAGGAAGGCTTCACCGCGATCCTCAACGCGGGACTGCCGACCAAGCGCGTGATCAGCCAAGGCCTGCTGCGTGACGAGCAGGGCCGGGTCCTGCTGTGCGAGCTGACCTACAAGCGCGAGTGGGACCTGCCCGGCGGGGTCGTCGAGGTGGGCGAGCCGCCTGCGCTCGGCCTCGTGCGCGAGCTGGAGGAGGAGCTGGGCATCACGGCCGAGGTCCGCGGGCTGCTCACGGTCAACTGGCTGCCGGCGTGGCGGGGCTGGGACGACGCCTGCATCTTCTTGTTCGACCTCGGCGTGGTCGACGGCTCGATCACCGAGGGCATGACGCTGCAGGCCTCGGAGATCAAGTCGGTCACGTGGTGCGAACCGGCGACCGTCCGCGAGCGAGCGACCGCCGCCGCGATCGAGCTGCTCGAGGCCGTCGAGTCCGGCAGCCTGCCCACCTACCGCGAGGCGCCCAAGGCCGCGGAGTAGCGGTCAGGGGCTCGCGGTGCCGGCGGCGTCCGCGCTGACCACCCCGCCGTACTGTCCCAGCGCGCGCGGCTTGCCCGTTCCGCCGGGGATGTAGAGCAGCACCTGGTGGTAGTAGTTGAGCTTGCCCGATCCGGCGATGCCCGAGGCGAGGAACGCCTGCTGCGGGGTCCCCTCGGGCCACGTGATGGTCAGGCCCTCCTTCACGTCGTACGTGTCGGAGCGCAGCAGCGTCACGAACGCCAACGCTCCCCCGTCCGCGGTCCGCAGCGCGTATCGCACGTCGTCCGCGCCCCACGTCTGGGAGAACGTGACGCCCTTGAGGGAGCCGTTGGTCTGTGCTGCCGAGCGCATCTGCTCGATGAACGAGTCGCTGACGATCCTGCTCGCCTCGGGCGCCTTCGGATCGGACAGCACCTTCACGTAGGCGGCCGCCGCGTCCTGCACGGACATCGACATGCCGACGCCGTCCTTCGGCTTGACCGTGACGGGGGCGCCGGACTCCCGCCGGATCTGCGGCAACGTGGTGCCGTCGAGGATCTCGGGGGACGCGCTCAGGAGCCACGGGTCGACCGAGGACTCACGCTCGAAGATCTGGACCCGGCTGACGCCCGCGTCGGGGTCGCGCACCACCGCGAAGAACCAGAGCGGGTACGCGCCGAAGCGCGGGGTCAGCACCTGCGTGACCTCGACTGCGGACGTGTCGGTCTTCTGGGTCCTGGCCAGCCGCTGGGAGACCTCGAACGAGCCCGAGTCGATCGCGAGCACCGGACCGGTCTCCACGGTCGACAGCGGCTTGGCGTCCAGCAGCTCGATCGCGGTGTTGCGCACCTCGCGGTAGCGGTCGAAGATCCGGGCGACCTCGGTCTCGCGGGCCGCGGTCTTCTCGATCCTGGCCTCGCTGCGCTGGTGCGGCACCGCACATGCTGCCAGGGACAGGACGCAGACCAGGGCCGACACCCCGCGCAGCTGCCTCATCTGCTCTCCCCCTCGTCCACGACCTCGAACTCGTCCAGCTGGTCCTCGCCGACCTCGTGCTCGACGCCGTCCTCGTCCACGTAGACGTACACGACCTGCGGCTCCGGCTGCGGGTCCGGCTTCGACTCGGGCGCGGGCTCCTCGACCTCCGCCACGACCTCGAGGGCCCTCGCCTCGTCCGCAGAGATCTCGTGCTCGACGCCGTCCTCGTCGACGTACACGTAGACGATCTCCTCGACGACGTCCTCCTCCGGGTCGTCCTCGTCATCCACACCGTCGCCGCGGCGCACGAGGACGCCGATCCACGCGACACCGAGGCCCAGCAGGAGCAGGGCCAGGCCCTTGGCGAACCCACCCTTCACGCCGTACGCCACCGTGACCTCGAGCCCGGACAGATTGGACGAACCGACCGACAAGATCGCGAGCGAGACGGTCTGGTCCGGCAGCTGCGTGCTGATGCTGGCACCACCCAGGCCGGCCGAGCTGTCGATCCACCAGTCGAGGGCCGTCGGCGCGCCGGGCAGGTTGGGCCTGCCGTCCACCGACCGCGTCGTGATGTCCCAGGGGCGCTTGAAGTCGGTGACCTCGAGCCGCTTGGTGCGGCGTACGTAGTCACGGACGTCGACCGAGTTGGCCAGGCCCACGAAGACCGGCTTGCGGACCGGGACCTCGGCGAGCACGTCGAGCTGCACGTCGGCCCAGCTGATCACGCGGGGCGTCGTGACGACCGCCGCGTCATCGGTCTCGATGAGGTGCGGCCCGGTGGAGAACCGGCTGTCGGGTCCCAGCACGACCATGACGGCCGCGCCGAGGAGGGCCAGGAGCACACCGAGGACGGACAGGGCCCAGCCGCACCTCGTCCGCATCGCCACTCCCCCTCGCGCCCTCAGGCGGGTACGCCGCCCCGACCCTACCTCTCGGGATCGCCGAAACAGGTCAGGTTGCAGCGATGTCCGGCGGGTCGTGGTCGACCGGCCGGATCCGCCTGGCGAATGCGGCGGGGCGCCGACTCAGAAGAGGGCAGTGGCCAGCGCGCGGCGGGCCGTCATGACGACCGGATCGGCGATGCCGACGACCGTGAACAGCTCGAGCAGCCGCTCGCGGACGGTCTCGCGGTCGTCGCCGGACGTGCGCTTGACCAGGTCGATCAGGCGCAGGAACGCGTCCTCCACGTTGCCGCCGCTGACGTCCAGGTCGGCCACGAGCATCTGTGCCTCGATGTCGTCCGGATCGTCCGCGGCAGCCTTGCGGGCCGCCTGCAGATCGGCGTTCTTGGTGCGCGAGAGCCACTTGACCCGGGCCAGACGCTCGGCGACCTCGACGTCGGCCGGATACTGCACGCGCAGCTTCTCGTACTCCGCCACCGCGGTGTCGAAGTCGCTCGCCATGAACGCCTCCTCGGCGGCGGCGAACCGCGGGTCCTCGGGCTCCTGCTCGGCCTCACCCTCGGCCGGGGCACCACCCACCGGCTGCGCACGCCCGGTCAGGCCGTTCTCCGCGGCGAGGCGGACGAGCTCGTCGAAGTAGCGACGCATCTCGGTCTCGTCGACCGCGCCCTGGAACAGCGGCACCGGCTGCCCCTTGACCAGGCCTGCCACGAAGGGCACGCCCTGGACGTTGAGCGCCTGCGCGATCTGCGGGCTCGCGTCGACATCGACGCGAGCGAGCAGGATCTGGCCGGCGTACGAGTCCACGACCCGGCCGAGCAGGTCGTTGAACGCCGCCCCCTGCGGGGCGCGCGAGGACCAGAGCCCGAGCACGACGACGTACGACATCGATCCCTCGAGGGCGACGGTCTGGAAGGTCCGCTCGTCGATGTCGACGACGTACGAGCCGCCGCCCGCGCCCGCTGCGCCGCCCGCGGCGGGCGAGGGACGGCTGGCAGGCTGCTTCAGCGCAGAGAGATCGATGGCACCGGGACGCGAGAAGGTCATGGCTCCATCATAGGAAGGTCGTCGACAGACGGTCAGGTGCCGTCCATCGGGCGCCCCGCATCGCCGACCGGCTGCCTACGCGCTGAGCTCACGGACGAAGGTGTCGAGCCGGTCCAGGGCGTCACGGATCCAGTCGTAGGCGTCGTTCACGGTGTCGGCGGCGCTCGCCGGCGAGTTCACCAGCTGATAGACGACGAACCCGACCACGAGCAGCAACAAGACCTTCTTCAGCACGGGTCCATGGTGCCAAGGCCGTCCCAGCGATCCCGACAGGCGCGCCGCTCAGAGACTCTCGACGAGGGTGTCCGCGGCAGCGAACGGGTCGGAGTCGCCCGCCAGCACCTGCTCGGCGAGGGTGTCGAGACGCGCATCACCGGACAGGGAGAAGCGCGAGCGCACCTCGGTCAGCGCGAGCGCCTCGATCTCGCGGCGCGTGCGCGCGAGGCGCCTGCGGCGCAGCTCACCGGACTCCTCGAGGTGCGCCCGGTGCGCGAGGATCTCGTCGACGACCTCAGCGACCCCCTCCCCCGTCGTCGCGGTGGTCAGCAGGATCGGCGGCTTCCAGGCACCGTCGCCCCGGTCCGTCATGGAGATCACCGACCGCAGCTCGCGACGGGTCGCGGCCGCGCCGTCGCGGTCGGCCTTGTTGACCACGAAGACGTCGCCGATCTCGAGGATCCCGGCCTTCGCAGCCTGGATGCCGTCTCCCATGCCGGGCGCCAGCAGCACGAGCGTGGTGTCGGCGAGGCCGGCGACCTCCACCTCCGACTGGCCCACGCCCACGGTCTCCACCAGCACGACGTCGCACCCCGCGGCGTCCAGCACCCGCAGCGCTTGCGGTGCCGTCGCGGAGAGCCCGCCGAGGTGACCGCGGCTGGCCATCGACCGGATGTAGACGCCCTCGTCGAGCGCATGGTCCTGCATGCGGACCCGGTCGCCCAGGAGCGCGCCGCCGGAGAACGGGGACGTGGGATCGACCGCGAGCACGCCCACCCGCTTGCCCTGGGCCCGCAGCGCGGCGACGAGGGCGGAGGTCGAGGTGGACTTGCCGACGCCGGGCGAGCCCGTGACTCCCACGATGTGCGCGCTGCCGACCCACGGCGACAGCGCAGCGCTGACCTCGCGCAGCGCCGGCGAGCGATCCTCCACCAAGGAGATCAGCCGCGCCACCGCCCGGGGCTGGCCGTCGCGTGCCTGCTGCACGAGATCGGCCACGGGCGTGGCACGGCTGCTCCCGGTCACTGCGGAAGGACTACTTCTTCGGGACGCGGATGATCAGCGCGTCGCCCTGGCCGCCTCCACCGCACAGACCGGCGGCGCCGATGCCTCCACCGCGACGACCCAGCTCGAGGGCGAGGTGCAGCACGAGCCGCGCGCCGCTGGCGCCGATCGGGTGGCCCAGCGCGATTGCGCCGCCGTTGACGTTGACCATGCTCTCGTCGACGCCCAGCTCGGAGGTCGAGGCGATGCCGACGGCGGCAAAGGCCTCGTTGATCTCGACCAGGTCCAGATCGGTGGGCGCGATGCCCTCCTTCTCGCACGCCTGGGCGATCGCCCGGGACGGCTGGCTCTGCAGGCTCGAGTCCGGACCGGCGACGACGCCGGCGGCGCCGATCTCGGCGATCCACGACAGACCGAGCTCCTCGGCCTTGGCCTTGCTCATGACGACGACGGCCGCGGCACCGTCCGAGATCTGGCTGGCCGAGCCCGCGGTGATCGTGCCGTTCTTGTCGAATGCCGGACGCAGCTTGCCGAGCGACTCGGTCGTCGTGTCGCCACGGACGCCCTCGTCGGCCGAGATCACGATCGGGTCGCCCTTGCGGGTCGGGATCTCGACCGGGACGATCTCGTCGTCGAAGACGCCGTTCTTCTGCGCGAGGGCCGCCTTCTGGTGCGAGGCGGCGCTGAACGCGTCCTGCTCCTCGCGGGAGAACTTCTGCTTCTCGACGTTGATCTGCTCGGTCAGGCCGCCCATCGCCTGATCGGTCATCGCGTCCCACAGACCGTCCGCCGCCATGTGGTCGACGAGCTTGGTGTCTCCGTACTTGGTGCCCTCACGCGAGCCCAGCAGCATGTGCGGCGCCTGGGTCATCGACTCCTGGCCACCCGCGACGATGATCTCGTGCTCGCCCGCGCGGATGAGCTGATCGGCCATCGCGATCGCGTTGATGCCCGAGAGGCACACCTTGTTGATCGTGATCGCCGGGACGGTGAGCGGGATGCCGCCCTTGTGGGCCGCCTGCCGCGCCGGGACCTGGCCCGCGCCGGCCTGGAGCACCTGGCCCATGATCACGTAGTCGACCTGGTCGCCGCTCACGCCTGCCCGCTCGAGGGCGCCCTTGATCGCCAGTCCTCCGAGATCCGAGCCGGAGAGGGTCTTGAGACCGCCGAGGAGGCGGCCGATCGGGGTGCGGGCACCGGCGACGATGACGGACTGGGTCATGGGAAGAGCTCCTTCGAAGGCAGTCTCTGAATAGACGGTGATCACACTTTACGCACTGGTAACCTGCCGCGACCGGGATGTGCCATGGATCACCCCGCCCCGCCCCGGGGGTGTGCCCTACCCTCGTGGCATGACGACCCCGTTGGTTCCCGACCACCTGCTCCTGACCATCGACCACGTCGGCATCGCCGTGCCCGACCTCGATGACGCACTCGAGTTCTACGCCACGACGTTCGGCCTGCACTCGGTCCACGAGGAGATCAACGAGGAACAGGGCGTCCGCGAGGCGATGCTCGCGGTCGGTGACTCCGACACCCGCATCCAGCTGCTCGCGCCGCTGAGCGAGGAGTCCACGATCGCCAAGTTCATCGCCCGCAACGGCCAGGGCATCCAGCAGCTGGCCTATCGCGTGGCCGACATCGAGGCCGTGTCGGCGATCCTGCGCGAGCGCGGCGTCCGCCTGCTCTACGACGCGCCCAAGCGCGGCACCTCGGACAGCCGGGTCAACTTCGTCCACCCGAAGGACGCCGGCGGCGTCCTGGTCGAGCTGGTGCAGCCGGCCACGAGCGCGTCCCACTGATCCCCTCCCCCGTCCGCTGACGCGCGGGTTGCGTCCGCTGACGCGC contains these protein-coding regions:
- a CDS encoding aminoacyl-tRNA deacylase: MSEQRAVAAVEASGIDYEITRHGPVASLAEAAASRGVEPREIVKTLVVRRADDDVVLVLVPGDRTFSWPKLRAVLGTSRLSMPDAAGALAATGYERGTITPFGSTTPWPVVVDASVTGRISLGAGAHGVAMTVDAADVVRVLDAQVADISDDA
- a CDS encoding NUDIX hydrolase — protein: MTVTLRDDDLSLVPTTGSDEFTGFAIVLADERVGTVALRSEGRGIASIRWNSSIQQPFVVGRALRLAAEHAFTTLGVGRIEVRLPLDDAPQIRAASLSGMRREGVIRLPGDRADEVLMARLADDPPASSKEGFTAILNAGLPTKRVISQGLLRDEQGRVLLCELTYKREWDLPGGVVEVGEPPALGLVRELEEELGITAEVRGLLTVNWLPAWRGWDDACIFLFDLGVVDGSITEGMTLQASEIKSVTWCEPATVRERATAAAIELLEAVESGSLPTYREAPKAAE
- a CDS encoding tetratricopeptide repeat protein; translated protein: MTFSRPGAIDLSALKQPASRPSPAAGGAAGAGGGSYVVDIDERTFQTVALEGSMSYVVVLGLWSSRAPQGAAFNDLLGRVVDSYAGQILLARVDVDASPQIAQALNVQGVPFVAGLVKGQPVPLFQGAVDETEMRRYFDELVRLAAENGLTGRAQPVGGAPAEGEAEQEPEDPRFAAAEEAFMASDFDTAVAEYEKLRVQYPADVEVAERLARVKWLSRTKNADLQAARKAAADDPDDIEAQMLVADLDVSGGNVEDAFLRLIDLVKRTSGDDRETVRERLLELFTVVGIADPVVMTARRALATALF
- the meaB gene encoding methylmalonyl Co-A mutase-associated GTPase MeaB, whose amino-acid sequence is MTGSSRATPVADLVQQARDGQPRAVARLISLVEDRSPALREVSAALSPWVGSAHIVGVTGSPGVGKSTSTSALVAALRAQGKRVGVLAVDPTSPFSGGALLGDRVRMQDHALDEGVYIRSMASRGHLGGLSATAPQALRVLDAAGCDVVLVETVGVGQSEVEVAGLADTTLVLLAPGMGDGIQAAKAGILEIGDVFVVNKADRDGAAATRRELRSVISMTDRGDGAWKPPILLTTATTGEGVAEVVDEILAHRAHLEESGELRRRRLARTRREIEALALTEVRSRFSLSGDARLDTLAEQVLAGDSDPFAAADTLVESL
- a CDS encoding acetyl-CoA C-acetyltransferase — its product is MTQSVIVAGARTPIGRLLGGLKTLSGSDLGGLAIKGALERAGVSGDQVDYVIMGQVLQAGAGQVPARQAAHKGGIPLTVPAITINKVCLSGINAIAMADQLIRAGEHEIIVAGGQESMTQAPHMLLGSREGTKYGDTKLVDHMAADGLWDAMTDQAMGGLTEQINVEKQKFSREEQDAFSAASHQKAALAQKNGVFDDEIVPVEIPTRKGDPIVISADEGVRGDTTTESLGKLRPAFDKNGTITAGSASQISDGAAAVVVMSKAKAEELGLSWIAEIGAAGVVAGPDSSLQSQPSRAIAQACEKEGIAPTDLDLVEINEAFAAVGIASTSELGVDESMVNVNGGAIALGHPIGASGARLVLHLALELGRRGGGIGAAGLCGGGGQGDALIIRVPKK
- the mce gene encoding methylmalonyl-CoA epimerase, translating into MTTPLVPDHLLLTIDHVGIAVPDLDDALEFYATTFGLHSVHEEINEEQGVREAMLAVGDSDTRIQLLAPLSEESTIAKFIARNGQGIQQLAYRVADIEAVSAILRERGVRLLYDAPKRGTSDSRVNFVHPKDAGGVLVELVQPATSASH